The Quercus robur chromosome 7, dhQueRobu3.1, whole genome shotgun sequence genome has a segment encoding these proteins:
- the LOC126690855 gene encoding non-specific lipid-transfer protein 1-like, whose protein sequence is MASLNFSCVLFLCMIAIVPIAQATITCTQISNNVMPCVTYLRSNSASPPPENCCQGVRNLNGMAKTTPDRQAVCNCFKAAAGGISGLNPTLVANLPKNCGVNSPFKISPSTDCSKVQ, encoded by the exons ATGGCTAGCCTTAACTTTTCATGTGTGCTTTTCTTGTGCATGATAGCTATTGTACCCATTGCCCAAGCCACCATAACATGCACTCAAATTTCAAACAATGTAATGCCATGCGTAACCTACCTTAGGAGCAATAGTGCGTCGCCTCCACCTGAAAACTGTTGCCAAGGGGTTAGAAACCTCAACGGCATGGCCAAGACCACACCTGATCGCCAAGCCGTTTGCAACTGTTTTAAAGCCGCAGCTGGTGGAATTTCTGGACTCAACCCTACTTTAGTTGCTAACCTCCCAAAAAATTGTGGAGTCAATAGTCCTTTCAAGATCAGCCCCTCCACCGACTGTTCAAA AGTGCAGTGA